In one window of Zhihengliuella sp. ISTPL4 DNA:
- a CDS encoding glutamate-1-semialdehyde 2,1-aminomutase: MTDRNDDLFSAARAVIPGGVNSPVRAYGSVGGTPRFLASARGATVTDAAGNEYVDLVASWGPALLGHAQPEVVAAVQEAATRGLSFGAPTEGEVELAALIADRVRFGEIRPVERVRLVSTGTEATMTAIRLARGATGRDLLVKFAGHYHGHSDGLLAEAGSGVATLALPGSAGVPAPIAAQTLVIRYNDPEALAAVFAEHGPRIAAVIVEASAANMGVVPPLPGFNRLIAETAHAHGALMILDEVLTGFRVHPAGFWGLQAEAGEDYLPDILTFGKVVGGGMPLAALGGRAEVMDLLAPLGPVYQAGTLSGNPLSVAAGLATLRLATPEVYATVDAAAARVSSALDRALGEAGVTHALASAGNLFSASFRASAPRDYAEAQAQESFRYAAFFHAMREHGVALPPSVFEAWFLTAAHGEDELQRIEAALPQAAQAAATARP, translated from the coding sequence ATGACCGACCGCAATGACGACCTTTTCTCTGCCGCCCGTGCGGTGATCCCCGGCGGGGTGAACTCTCCGGTGCGCGCCTACGGGTCGGTCGGCGGGACGCCGCGGTTCCTCGCCTCGGCGCGGGGAGCGACCGTGACCGATGCCGCGGGCAACGAGTACGTCGACCTCGTCGCGTCGTGGGGCCCCGCGCTGCTCGGCCACGCACAGCCCGAGGTCGTCGCCGCGGTGCAGGAAGCCGCCACCCGCGGGCTCTCGTTCGGCGCTCCCACCGAGGGGGAGGTCGAGCTCGCCGCGCTCATCGCCGACCGCGTCCGGTTCGGCGAGATCCGTCCCGTCGAGCGTGTCCGTCTGGTCTCGACGGGCACCGAGGCCACCATGACCGCGATCCGTCTCGCCCGCGGCGCGACCGGCCGCGATCTGCTCGTGAAGTTCGCCGGTCACTATCACGGCCACTCCGACGGCCTGCTCGCCGAGGCCGGCTCCGGGGTCGCCACGCTCGCGCTGCCCGGGTCGGCGGGCGTGCCCGCGCCGATCGCCGCGCAGACGCTCGTGATCCGCTACAACGACCCGGAGGCGCTCGCCGCGGTCTTCGCCGAGCACGGCCCGCGGATCGCGGCCGTCATCGTCGAGGCCTCGGCGGCGAACATGGGCGTCGTCCCTCCGCTGCCGGGCTTCAACCGCCTCATCGCGGAGACCGCCCACGCCCACGGCGCCCTCATGATCCTCGACGAGGTCCTCACCGGCTTCCGGGTGCACCCCGCGGGCTTCTGGGGACTCCAGGCGGAGGCGGGCGAGGATTACCTACCCGACATCCTCACCTTCGGCAAAGTCGTCGGCGGCGGTATGCCGCTCGCGGCGCTCGGCGGTCGGGCCGAGGTCATGGACCTCCTGGCGCCGCTCGGCCCGGTCTACCAGGCGGGCACGCTCTCCGGGAACCCGCTGTCGGTGGCCGCGGGCCTGGCCACGCTGCGACTCGCGACGCCCGAGGTCTACGCGACCGTCGACGCCGCGGCCGCTCGGGTGTCGTCGGCGCTGGACCGCGCGCTCGGCGAGGCTGGCGTCACCCACGCTCTGGCGTCCGCCGGGAACCTCTTCAGCGCGTCGTTCCGGGCCTCCGCTCCGCGGGACTACGCCGAGGCGCAGGCGCAGGAGTCGTTCCGGTACGCGGCCTTCTTCCACGCGATGCGCGAACACGGCGTCGCCCTGCCGCCGAGCGTCTTCGAGGCCTGGTTCCTCACCGCCGCGCACGGCGAGGACGAGCTCCAGCGCATCGAGGCCGCCCTGCCGCAGGCCGCCCAGGCTGCCGCCACTGCTCGTCCCTGA
- a CDS encoding ATP-binding cassette domain-containing protein encodes MPEGQVLEFTNVTKRFNEVTAVSDFSARVEPGAVTAFLGPNGAGKTTTLRILLGQVRATSGTATIGGVAYAELRQPLRTIGAVLEETAYRPRRTASRQLTIAAKANGIRLARVDEVISLVGLESEADTRIGGFSLGMRQRLSVAHALLGDPGALVFDEPANGLDPEGIRWMRLLMRRLADEGRTVLVSSHVLSEIEQVADHVLVLSKGRLVLSSGIETLADPAGGSVVVDSVDRPGLTTALVAAGFDIEVLRSGLTVRGTDASRVGAVAAEAGIALSTLVQRGPTLEDVFIDLMRGGRFDTAPAVEQSADASAESDTATETTTGEAAAGAAASALAAGGAAALADDLNAETAGDVPAPETSADDDADDDATRVMPVVEDTADDDATRVMPVVEETGTPTSADAAEATDVAADGDATDPDAARSFDDIVFGAPAPAAVESPRRSFAALFAASAGVSDDAASPANGSSVQPTEADTSVEVEAESAGPAPTVDDAPAEDADGAGEAETDTQDPMSGAEQPAGVEFFSDLGASPASGDGSAHPDETSETEPASEPEGKTDDAAADEDPRSAAVSSMLAAAARAYYEDEPRDYPLSSSEGDGGVAESADAGATATESAPQDEEAHADGPSDAPAEDVPAEEHTAAGDQHDDEQHG; translated from the coding sequence ATGCCCGAAGGACAGGTGCTCGAGTTCACGAACGTGACGAAGCGCTTCAACGAGGTGACGGCCGTCTCGGACTTCTCCGCACGGGTCGAGCCCGGCGCGGTCACTGCTTTCCTCGGCCCGAACGGCGCGGGCAAGACGACGACCCTGCGCATCCTGCTCGGTCAGGTGCGCGCCACGTCCGGCACCGCCACGATCGGCGGCGTCGCGTACGCAGAGCTGCGTCAGCCGCTGCGGACGATCGGCGCAGTGCTGGAGGAGACGGCCTACCGACCGCGCCGCACCGCGAGCCGCCAGCTCACCATCGCCGCGAAGGCCAACGGCATCCGCCTGGCCCGCGTCGACGAGGTGATCTCGCTCGTCGGCCTGGAGAGCGAGGCGGATACCCGCATCGGTGGCTTCTCGCTCGGCATGCGTCAGCGGCTCAGCGTCGCCCACGCGCTGCTCGGCGACCCCGGAGCGCTGGTGTTCGACGAGCCGGCGAACGGTCTCGACCCGGAGGGCATCCGCTGGATGCGCCTGCTCATGCGTCGCCTCGCCGATGAGGGCCGCACGGTGCTCGTCTCGTCGCACGTCCTCAGCGAGATCGAGCAGGTGGCCGACCACGTGCTCGTGCTGTCCAAGGGACGCCTCGTGCTGTCGAGCGGGATCGAGACCCTGGCCGACCCGGCCGGCGGCTCCGTCGTGGTCGACTCCGTCGACCGCCCCGGGCTCACCACCGCCCTCGTCGCCGCCGGGTTCGACATCGAGGTGCTCCGCTCCGGCCTGACCGTCCGCGGCACCGACGCGAGCCGGGTGGGCGCGGTCGCGGCCGAGGCCGGCATCGCCCTGAGCACGCTCGTGCAGCGCGGTCCGACGCTGGAGGACGTGTTCATCGACCTGATGCGCGGCGGCCGCTTCGACACCGCGCCCGCGGTCGAGCAGTCCGCCGACGCTTCCGCCGAGAGCGACACCGCGACGGAGACGACGACGGGCGAGGCCGCCGCCGGCGCTGCCGCCTCGGCTCTCGCGGCCGGTGGAGCCGCGGCTCTCGCCGACGACCTGAACGCCGAGACCGCGGGCGACGTCCCCGCCCCGGAGACCTCCGCGGACGATGACGCGGATGACGATGCCACCCGGGTGATGCCCGTGGTCGAGGACACCGCGGACGATGACGCCACTCGCGTCATGCCCGTGGTCGAGGAGACCGGCACGCCGACGTCTGCCGATGCGGCAGAGGCCACGGACGTCGCCGCCGATGGCGACGCCACGGATCCCGACGCCGCGCGGTCGTTCGACGACATCGTCTTCGGCGCACCCGCCCCGGCGGCCGTCGAGTCCCCCCGGCGCTCCTTCGCCGCCCTGTTCGCGGCGTCCGCCGGTGTATCCGACGACGCCGCCTCTCCTGCAAACGGGTCGTCCGTGCAGCCCACGGAGGCCGACACGTCGGTCGAGGTGGAGGCGGAGAGCGCCGGGCCGGCTCCCACGGTCGATGACGCGCCTGCGGAGGACGCCGACGGCGCCGGCGAGGCCGAGACCGACACTCAGGACCCGATGTCCGGTGCCGAGCAGCCCGCGGGCGTGGAGTTCTTCTCCGACCTCGGCGCCTCCCCCGCTTCGGGTGACGGGTCCGCCCACCCCGACGAGACGTCCGAGACGGAGCCGGCCTCCGAGCCCGAGGGGAAGACGGACGACGCCGCCGCAGACGAGGACCCACGATCCGCAGCCGTGAGCTCGATGCTGGCCGCCGCCGCGCGCGCCTACTACGAGGACGAGCCTCGCGACTATCCGCTCTCCTCCTCGGAGGGAGACGGCGGGGTCGCGGAGAGCGCCGACGCCGGTGCGACGGCGACGGAATCCGCCCCGCAGGACGAGGAGGCGCACGCCGATGGTCCCTCGGATGCCCCCGCAGAGGACGTTCCGGCGGAGGAGCACACGGCCGCCGGGGACCAGCACGACGACGAGCAGCACGGCTGA
- a CDS encoding enoyl-CoA hydratase/isomerase family protein, whose product MTDTPAAPRVLIRTEGALGRLTLNRPEAINALDEDMIADITRALVAWRDDSDVQIVLIDGEGERGMCAGGDVRRLHAQITSGHPERSAEFFRAEYAMNAMIGEYPKPVVALADGITMGGGIGLAGHAAIRVVTERSKLAMPETRIGFTPDVGGTWLLGRAPGRLGEYLGLTGTTMNGADAVYAGFADHFVPSDRLDALRDALAYRADPTSPSEIVLLFDETPEPSTLPAARAWIDEAFAAPTVPEILERLRALGTDETAAVADLLDGLAPTGLVVTLDAVREAREMTDLRRALEGEYRRVLWFVNEHPDLVEGIRAQLVDKDRNPKWQPASLTELDPDAGAAARAYVPQPPLF is encoded by the coding sequence GTGACCGATACCCCCGCCGCGCCCCGTGTCCTCATCCGCACCGAAGGAGCGCTCGGGCGGCTCACGCTCAACCGCCCCGAGGCGATCAATGCGCTCGACGAGGACATGATCGCCGACATCACGAGGGCGCTCGTCGCCTGGCGCGACGACTCCGACGTGCAGATCGTCCTCATCGACGGCGAGGGGGAACGCGGCATGTGCGCCGGAGGCGACGTCCGCCGCTTGCATGCCCAGATCACGTCCGGTCATCCGGAGCGGTCCGCGGAGTTCTTCCGCGCGGAGTACGCCATGAACGCCATGATCGGCGAGTACCCGAAGCCCGTCGTCGCGCTCGCCGATGGCATCACCATGGGTGGTGGCATCGGCCTCGCGGGGCATGCCGCGATCCGCGTGGTCACGGAACGCTCGAAGCTCGCGATGCCGGAGACGCGGATCGGCTTCACGCCCGACGTCGGCGGCACGTGGCTTCTGGGCCGGGCGCCGGGGCGGCTCGGCGAGTACCTCGGTCTCACCGGCACGACGATGAACGGTGCGGACGCCGTGTACGCGGGCTTCGCCGACCATTTCGTCCCCTCCGACCGCCTCGATGCGCTGCGGGACGCTCTGGCCTACCGGGCCGATCCGACCAGCCCGAGTGAGATCGTCCTGCTCTTCGACGAAACCCCCGAGCCGTCCACTCTTCCTGCCGCGCGGGCCTGGATCGACGAGGCGTTCGCCGCCCCGACGGTGCCCGAGATCCTGGAACGGCTCCGAGCGCTCGGCACCGACGAGACGGCTGCCGTGGCCGACCTCCTCGACGGGCTGGCCCCGACCGGCCTCGTCGTGACGCTCGACGCGGTGCGGGAGGCTCGCGAGATGACCGACCTGCGCCGCGCGCTCGAGGGGGAGTACCGCCGGGTGCTGTGGTTCGTGAACGAGCACCCCGATCTCGTGGAGGGCATCCGCGCGCAGCTCGTCGACAAGGACCGCAACCCGAAGTGGCAGCCGGCCTCGCTCACCGAGCTCGACCCGGACGCCGGGGCAGCCGCCCGCGCCTACGTCCCGCAGCCTCCGCTGTTCTGA
- a CDS encoding GntR family transcriptional regulator, translated as MTPRSPLAGADDALPARDIYRQLRGLIVSGQLGAGERLPSVRQTASDLGVAPGTAARAYKMLEADGLVVSRTAAGTRVADSAAVLPAAVIRRIRELVDSAEDAGIDAADVTDALRTIWRSRHVNFERPAALPGES; from the coding sequence ATGACGCCACGCTCTCCGCTGGCCGGCGCAGACGACGCGCTCCCGGCGCGCGACATCTACCGACAGCTCCGCGGTCTCATCGTCTCCGGACAGCTCGGCGCCGGTGAGCGCCTCCCCTCGGTCCGCCAGACGGCCAGCGACCTCGGGGTCGCCCCGGGGACAGCGGCCCGCGCCTACAAGATGCTGGAGGCCGACGGGCTGGTCGTCTCACGCACGGCCGCAGGCACCCGGGTCGCCGACTCGGCCGCCGTTCTGCCCGCAGCGGTCATCCGTCGGATCCGCGAACTCGTCGACTCCGCAGAAGACGCCGGAATCGATGCCGCTGACGTGACGGACGCCCTCCGCACGATCTGGCGGTCAAGGCACGTGAACTTCGAACGGCCCGCCGCCCTCCCCGGCGAGAGCTGA